The nucleotide window CCCATGATCACCGCGCCTCTCCGGCCGAAGCGTATCCCTCATCGAAAGATAGCCCGCGAAGCGCGGTGCAGGCGGGCCTGATGACGCGTTCTCAGGAACGAGACGGCTTTGCCATCGGCCGGCGTGGGCGCAGTCACACAGGGGCGCTCCGGCGTTCGGTCGCGACGGCCTGGCGTACGGCCTCGGCGGCCCAGTCGTCCGACGACGTCGCCCGCATCCGCGCGCACAGCACGCGCCAGTCGCCGGAGGTGGCGAACAGCACCTTGCCCAGCCCCGCGGCCTCGGCGAGCGCGCCGAGCGCCAGCGTCCGGCGGTCGGGCGCCATCCGCGGCGTCGCGGCGTCGACGACCCGCTGGTGTGCGTCCCAGAGCGCGACGATGTCGCGTACGGGATACCAGGTCTCGGCGAACAGGCCGTAGCTGCGGTGCCGGTCGACCTCGACCTGTCCGCGCTCCAGCATCCGGGCGAGCAGCCGCTCGGTGAGGTCGGCCCCGCTCAGGTGGGCCACCCACTCCTGCGGTGTACGGGACGAGACCGCGATCTGCGAACGCAGCTCGTCCAGGATCGGGTCGCCGACGGGTGGGCCGTCGATCGCGACCAGGATCGAACCGTCCACCTTGAGGTGGCCGGCCAGGGAGAGTTCGGACAGCAGCGCTCCGGCGACGCCATGATCCATGGCGGCAGGGGCGATGCGGCACTTTCCGCGGATGTCGTGGGCCAGGAGCAGAAGCTCCTCTACCA belongs to Actinoallomurus bryophytorum and includes:
- a CDS encoding GOLPH3/VPS74 family protein translates to VEELLLLAHDIRGKCRIAPAAMDHGVAGALLSELSLAGHLKVDGSILVAIDGPPVGDPILDELRSQIAVSSRTPQEWVAHLSGADLTERLLARMLERGQVEVDRHRSYGLFAETWYPVRDIVALWDAHQRVVDAATPRMAPDRRTLALGALAEAAGLGKVLFATSGDWRVLCARMRATSSDDWAAEAVRQAVATERRSAPV